From the Camelus bactrianus isolate YW-2024 breed Bactrian camel chromosome 4, ASM4877302v1, whole genome shotgun sequence genome, the window TTGCCTTACTCCCCTGGTGCTATGTGTATGGTAAACCTGGTACTATGGCCGCATCTGGGACTGGCCAGACAACTGCTGCTGGTTCTCCCTATTCCAAGAAGGATTTAAAGGGGAATTGCACTGCAGGCAATGCACCAGAGCAGCAGCATCGGGAGCTTGGGGACTAAGGCTCCTCTGGCATTATTACAGACACACAGAGCTGACCGCAATGACAGCAGCTGTTCCTTTGAACTGTTGGCAGCAGCCAAGCGGCAGCATGAAGTGAGAGATCACTCCTGAGCTCAAGATGAATTCTACCTTGGATGGTAATCAGAGCAGCCACCCTTTTTGCCTCTTGGCATTTGGCTTTCTGGAAACTGTCGATTTTTGCCTCTTGGAAGTATTGATCATTGTCTTTTTAACTGTGTTGATTATTTCTGGCAACATCATTGTGATTTTTGTATTTCACTGTGCACCTTTGTTGAACCACCACACTACAAGTTATTTTATTCAGACTATGGCATATGCTGACCTCTTGGTTGGGGTAAGCTGCCTAGTCCCTTCTTTATCACTCCTCCACTACCCACTTCCAGTAGAGGAGTCCTTGATTTGCCAGGTATTTGGTTTTGTAGTATCAGTTCTGAAGAGTGTCTCCATGACCTCTCTGGCCTGCATCAGCATCGATAGATACATTGCCATCACTAAACCTTTAACCTATAATACCCTGGTTACGCCCTGGAGACTACGCCTGTGTATTTTCCTGATTTGGCTATACTCCACCCTGGttttcttgccttcctttttCCACTGGGGCAAACCTGGATATCATGGAGATGTGTTTCAGTGGTGTGCGGAATCCTGGCACACCGACCCCTACTTCACCTTGTTCATCGTGATGATGTTATATGCCCCAGCAGCCCTCATTGTGTGCTTCACCTATTTCAACATCTTCCGCATCTGCCAGCAGCACACAAAGGAGATCAGCGAAAGGCAAGCCCGCTTCAGCAGCCAGAGTGGGGAAGCTGGGGAGATGCAGGCCTGTCCCGATAAGCGCTATGCCATGGTCTTGTTCCGAATTACTAGTGTATTTTACATTCTCTGGTTGCCGTACATCATCTACTTTTTGTTGGAGAGCTCCACTGGCCACAGCAACCGCTCCGCATCCTTCTTGACCACCTGGCTTGCTATTAGTAACAGTTTCTGCAACTGTGTCATTTATAGCCTTTCCAACAGCGTCTTCCAAAGGGGACTAAAGCGCCTTTCAGGGGCCATGTGTACTTCTTGTGCAAGTCAAACAATAGCTAAGGACCCTTACATGGTTAGGAGCAAAGGCCCCCTTACTGGATGCCATGTCTGAAGTGCTTCAGATATTGGGTcactgtgtgttttgtgtgtgtgtgtttctgtttgctttttatctctttgtatATCTAGTTCACTGGGAAATAAGGGACAAAATAATTTGACTCTAAGCAACAGCAAACAAATGATCCGTCCCAAACACCTTGTAAATttacagaaatgattttttttaatgcttttgaaTGAGAAGAATCAGGACCATCAAGATAAATTGCTCTTGGTTCCAGTTTTCATAATGTCATGGAAATGACTTTCTCAGACTTAGAATGAATAAAGTCATATCTAACACCTCTTTCCAGCTGGCATGACTGAATCTGGGTGTGAAAAGCGTCAGCATTTGTAAAAGTCATCATCTTGTCGCTTTTCCGGTTTTTTTCCTAGCTGTTTGGGCTTCATGTGcaattgatttcttttaaaacaggGAATATTAAAATACAGTGATGAATTAAcagggttttaaaattttctttacgTAGGCCAAAGTATAACTACACTGCAGGCTTCTACACTGTCATTCAAAAGACAGATGTTGTATGTCTTATACTCAAGAGAATTCTCAATACAGTAAATAATGTGAACactaaaacattaatttaaaaattttgaatggAACCATGAAGCAAAAGTGCAGTCAGTTattcagtttattaaaaaaaaaaaaactaagctgTTTTTTGTGCCATGCTTCACTGAGATCTAAAGAAATGTGTGTACTGAAAATAATTATGTTGCAGTATTTTTGCCCGTGCCTTTGTGTGAATTGAGAATGTTTGAATTGAGTTAGATTTCTCTTTTACAGCACAATATGTTTTGATAAGctgaaaaataattaagtgaTAGGCTGATGGCTACCAGTTTTATAGTGgtgaaaatacatgaaaatgtgtCTTTagtcttctctgttctttttatcCGGAGACTTTTTTGAAATATTAGAATATCAGGAAGAAAGGTGTCATAAGCAACGGAGTCAGAAAATATACTGTACATTTAGCTAGTTCATTTTGAAATAGAAAGGGGTTAATTGTGATGTTCTCCTTATGGTTAAAAGGGATCACCTAATAAAGTAGCAActaattctttttaaaggcatttttttttagttagtgTTAAGGAATTTGTATTTGAATGAGAGACAGAAGTTTTGATTGTCTCTCTTATTGCTGTTCTCTTTCTGGGAAAAAGATCTTTGGGATATAGTTCCTTTcctaaatagtatttttttttaaaccaaagtacTAGCAAAAGCTATAGGATTTTATTACTGTTGTTTTGTAGAACTATTAATTGAGAGTGCTGTGTATTTGTATGTAGTAGTGATGTTTTGTTCCTAAAAGTGATTATATTTAGAGCAAgaggtttatttttctaaaaagagaaGGATTTCCCAGCAGCTCCAAGCATGAGAGTAtttcctctacttttttttttttttttaacttgttttaatGTTTTGGAAGTCTTCAGGGGACTTATATGATCTCTGCCTTTGGCTAGATGTTGTAATCTAAATGTGACAGTGGTGTTCAGTGAGATGGAAgatggaagaaaacaaaggaaagtgGGTTAAAGTGGATTTTTTAATCTAAGAAATGACATGGATATTTATAAAACAGGCAGATATGCTTTGGTTTTCCATTGTATTAGAAAACCTCCtgtccctttttaaaataaaagacagcaTTCTTGCAACTTTTAAGTTTTAGATACTGTTTTGATTTTAACCTCAAATGTATTctacttaaacatttttattttaagacaaTAACTGTTAATATAAACATTGAAACTTCAGATTCTGAGTTCTTCCCAAAAGCTTACTCTTTATATTTAGTGTTAGAAAATTTGATTCTAAGCTGTTTCAGAATTCAGAACTCACAGTGAAATTTATAAGTAATGTTAGCAGTGGCTTTATTAAATTGCCGTTTGAAGTGGAAAACCTTCCTGTTAGATTCTGAAAAATAGTTGTACACATTTCCCCTTTATTTATGTGGCATAgatattaaaaaagataaaaatttccttttttcctgtatGTCAGAAAATGTAACCAGTTCAAATTTGCACAGTTTGCAGGTGAATTTTTTGTTCAGCAGGTATGGGATTTgtaaagattaatttttataaaaaactGATGCTAAATCAGTAGATTTTACTTTGGGAGGAACTgagccttttaaattttttcctgcagTAGGGTTCCAtcttgtgagaaaataaaaaattttggaaaatattttacggaaattttatgaaaatgagaaaatatctgTTTAATTTTCTGGAAGTGGCTAATCAGGCTGATTTTTTAATGACTGGAAAGACCATTCTTTCAATAAGAGCTTTAATtaacagatttttatatttttataaagaaccAAATTTAGATGTTTGAAGTCCTCCCCGCCACCTTAGAATCTCTACCAGTGTTGTGCCTAAAACTAAAGTAGAAGCTAAATTGtaattttaacaaaaaataaagcaccCCTCCCCAACTGATACTTGCTTAATATCAGATGTCTTCCTAGTTTATCTTGTCTTCATTGGACTGTATAAAACGCTAAGGTTTCTTCCAGGTATCAATTCTGTTCTCACATTCATTGTCTatactgctttttaatttttgttttcttgtgtaTGTGCATGCTGGGGGCAGAAAGGGTGTGCCTGGATGCAGTCATACAGTCTTCTGTGGC encodes:
- the GPR21 gene encoding putative G-protein coupled receptor 21 yields the protein MNSTLDGNQSSHPFCLLAFGFLETVDFCLLEVLIIVFLTVLIISGNIIVIFVFHCAPLLNHHTTSYFIQTMAYADLLVGVSCLVPSLSLLHYPLPVEESLICQVFGFVVSVLKSVSMTSLACISIDRYIAITKPLTYNTLVTPWRLRLCIFLIWLYSTLVFLPSFFHWGKPGYHGDVFQWCAESWHTDPYFTLFIVMMLYAPAALIVCFTYFNIFRICQQHTKEISERQARFSSQSGEAGEMQACPDKRYAMVLFRITSVFYILWLPYIIYFLLESSTGHSNRSASFLTTWLAISNSFCNCVIYSLSNSVFQRGLKRLSGAMCTSCASQTIAKDPYMVRSKGPLTGCHV